In Musa acuminata AAA Group cultivar baxijiao chromosome BXJ2-8, Cavendish_Baxijiao_AAA, whole genome shotgun sequence, one genomic interval encodes:
- the LOC135619012 gene encoding probable enoyl-CoA hydratase 1, peroxisomal, protein MNAAAPMELIVVERDPAGVAVVTINRPKSLNSLTRPMIVSLAAAIRRLDADPAVGAVVITGRGRAFCSGVDLTAAEEVFKGDVKDVVADPVVQMERCRKPIIGAINGYAVTAGFEIALACDILIAGKDAKFVDTHTRFGIFPSWGLSQKLPRIIGINRAREVSLSGMAITAEMAEKWGLVNHVVDNGEVLKKAKEVAQAILRNNRDMVLRYKSVINDGSKLDLGHALALEKERAHSYYNGMTKEQFADMQKFISLRSSKPSSKL, encoded by the exons ATGAACGCAGCGGCACCTATGGAGCTCATCGTCGTCGAGCGCGACCCAGCAGGCGTCGCCGTCGTTACTATCAACCGCCCCAAGTCGCTCAACTCGCTCACCCGCCCGATGATTGTGTCGCTCGCTGCCGCCATCCGGCGGCTAGACGCCGACCCGGCGGTGGGCGCGGTGGTGATCACCGGGAGGGGGCGGGCATTTTGCTCCGGCGTCGATCTCACGGCCGCCGAGGAGGTGTTCAAGGGCGACGTCAAGGACGTGGTCGCCGACCCCGTGGTCCAGATGGAACGCTGCCGAAAGCCCATAATCGGGGCGATCAATGGCTATGCTGTGACCGCGGGTTTTGAGATCGCCCTCGCCTGTGACATTCTCATCGCCGGAAAGGACGCCAAGTTCGTCGACACCCACACTAG GTTTGGAATATTTCCATCATGGGGCCTTTCACAGAAGCTCCCTCGCATCATTGGAATAAACAGAGCTCGAGAAGTATCACTTTCTGGCATGGCTATAACTGCAGAGATGGCAGAAAAATGGGGTCTTGTTAACCATGTCGTGGACAATGGCGaggtgttgaagaaagcaaaagagGTTGCACAGGCCATTTTAAGAAACAACAGGGACATGGTGTTGAGGTACAAATCAGTAATCAATGATGGTTCCAAACTGGATCTAGGTCATGCTCTTGCCCTCGAAAAG GAGAGAGCTCACAGCTATTATAATGGCATGACGAAGGAGCAATTTGCAGATATGCAGAAGTTTATATCACTTCGAAGTTCAAAGCCCTCATCCAAGCTTTAG
- the LOC103994255 gene encoding GDSL esterase/lipase At4g16230-like, with translation MAFLAYHPDKLGFLLVMLCCFLSTTCSVGVPPANFVFGDSLVDVGNNNYITTFSKANYVPNGIDFPGHEPTGRYTNGRTIVDILGQALGLMEFTPPFLAPSTAGDVVLKGVNYASGGAGILNKTGYLFVGRINLDAQIDNFANTREDIVARLGSPAASALLRSALFSVTIGANDFINNYLTPLLSVPERAAVPPDVFVEAMIARYRHQLTRLYHLDARKLVVVNVGPIGCTPYLREVYPSATGDNCVDFPNQLARHYNGRLRDLVAELNTNLEGAVLVYADVYRIVTEIIRDHGSYGFEVADSACCFVNGRYGGLTPCGPSSAVCADRSKYVFWDPYHPSDAANVVITERLLGGGLDDISPMNVRQLVDARGTDPP, from the exons ATGGCCTTTCTTGCTTACCACCCTGACAAACTTGGGTTTCTTCTCGTGATGCTGTGCTGCTTCCTGTCAACGACATGCTCTGTGGGGGTTCCACCAGCCAACTTCGTCTTCGGGGACTCACTGGTCGATGTTGGAAACAATAACTACATCACCACCTTCTCCAAGGCCAATTACGTACCCAATGGCATTGACTTCCCAGGCCATGAACCCACCGGCCGCTACACCAATGGCCGAACGATCGTTGACATTCTAG GTCAAGCTCTTGGTCTCATGGAGTTCACTCCTCCTTTTCTTGCTCCAAGCACCGCTGGTGATGTGGTGCTCAAGGGCGTGAACTATGCCTCTGGAGGAGCAGGAATCCTCAACAAGACGGGGTATCTCTTT GTCGGACGCATCAACTTGGACGCACAAATCGACAACTTCGCAAACACGAGGGAAGACATCGTCGCCCGCCTCGGATCACCTGCTGCTTCCGCGCTGCTGCGAAGCGCTCTGTTTTCCGTCACCATCGGCGCCAATGACTTCATCAACAATTACCTCACGCCGCTGCTGTCGGTGCCGGAAAGAGCAGCAGTCCCTCCCGATGTCTTCGTCGAGGCCATGATCGCCAGATACAGACATCAGCTTACC AGGCTGTATCACCTGGACGCCAGGAAGCTCGTCGTGGTCAACGTTGGTCCTATAGGCTGCACTCCATACTTGAGGGAAGTCTACCCATCGGCAACAGGAGACAACTGCGTCGACTTCCCCAACCAGTTAGCTCGACACTACAACGGGAGGTTGAGAGATCTGGTGGCGGAGCTGAACACCAACCTGGAGGGAGCGGTGCTGGTGTACGCGGACGTCTACCGCATAGTAACAGAGATCATTCGGGATCATGGAAGCTATGGCTTTGAGGTCGCAGATTCTGCGTGTTGCTTCGTCAACGGGCGATACGGCGGCCTCACACCGTGCGGCCCTTCGTCGGCGGTCTGCGCCGACAGATCCAAGTACGTGTTTTGGGATCCCTACCACCCTTCTGACGCTGCAAATGTGGTGATAACAGAACGATTGCTCGGTGGCGGCTTGGATGACATCTCTCCCATGAATGTGCGGCAGCTGGTTGATGCACGAGGCACTGATCCTCCATGA